The Castanea sativa cultivar Marrone di Chiusa Pesio chromosome 11, ASM4071231v1 genome contains a region encoding:
- the LOC142615015 gene encoding putative plastid-lipid-associated protein 11, chloroplastic: protein MATCLLLPIPSKPQNSNPNSPKHSHTKITCSSSLTAQSQSAKRHLLSLISDQDRGLKTQRDPPKRASIVEAIDALALLGGNDTVTTGASLSATWRMLWTTEKEQLFIVENARLFGTAAGDVLQVIDVENKTLNNVITFPPHGVFFVRSVIEIASPQRVNFRFTSAVLRGKNWEIPLPPFGQGWFETVYLDDEIRVVKDIRGDYLVVDRAPYAWKE from the exons ATGGCCACATGTCTCCTCcttcccattccctccaaaccccaaaactcaaacccaaactCTCCCAAACACAGCCACACTAAAATCACCTGCTCCTCCTCCCTCACAGCCCAATCCCAATCCGCCAAGCGCCACCTCCTCTCCCTCATCTCCGACCAAGACCGCGGCCTCAAGACCCAGCGAGACCCTCCCAAACGAGCTTCCATCGTCGAAGCCATCGACGCCTTGGCCCTCCTCGGCGGCAATGACACAGTCACCACCGGCGCCTCCCTCTCCGCCACGTGGCGGATGCTCTGGACCACCGAGAAGGAGCAGCTCTTCATCGTCGAGAATGCGCGCTTGTTCGGTACTGCCGCCGGTGACGTTTTGCAGGTCATAGACGTCGAGAACAAGACTCTCAACAATGTCATCACTTTCCCTCCTCACGGCGTTTTCTTCGTTCGCTCCGTCATCGAAATCGCTTCTCCTCAGAGAGTAAATTTTAG ATTTACGAGTGCGGTTCTACGTGGGAAGAATTGGGAAATTCCGTTGCCGCCATTTGGGCAGGGCTG GTTTGAGACTGTGTACCTTGATGATGAGATTCGAGTTGTGAAGGACATCAGGGGAGACTATTTGGTTGTTGACCGTGCTCCTTATGCTTGGAAAGAATGA